From a region of the Aeoliella mucimassa genome:
- the gatA gene encoding Asp-tRNA(Asn)/Glu-tRNA(Gln) amidotransferase subunit GatA, whose product MSLTSLSAVEQSRKLQAGEVSAVDLARAYLDRIDEHNPGVGAFLRYDAERALTAARHIDERRKAGEPLGPLAGVPVAVKDILAEQGERTTCASRMLEEFRAPYDSTVIARLKAADAVLLGRLNMDEFAMGGSTENSALGKTSNPWDLKCSPGGSSGGSAAAVAADFAPLTIGTDTGGSIRQPAAFCGITGMKPTYGRVSRFGLVAFASSLDQVGPMARSAEDLALLYGAIAGHDPQDSTSLNQPIGDLSTISQPLKGLRIGYAKEHFAAGLDGEVDEAVRTALKVYEALGATLVEVSLPHSKYAVATYYVIAPCEASSNLARYDGVHYGYRSDVAKITAELSAQRAALEEAGERRAAEDLDTPLVRMYRQSRSEAFGPEVKRRIMLGTYALSAGYYDAYYLKALKVRRLIRQDFDKVFEQVDVLAGPTTATPAFELGSLVDDPLAMYLVDLYTVSANLAGVPAMSLPCGFSKSGLPIGLQLQAKPLAEETLLRAAYMYQNETEWHLQRPAL is encoded by the coding sequence ATGTCTCTTACCTCGCTATCCGCCGTCGAGCAAAGCCGGAAGCTACAGGCAGGCGAGGTATCGGCCGTTGATTTGGCGCGAGCCTATCTCGATCGGATCGACGAGCACAATCCGGGCGTTGGTGCTTTCTTGCGCTACGACGCCGAGCGAGCGCTTACCGCTGCTCGCCATATCGACGAGCGGCGTAAAGCTGGCGAACCGCTCGGTCCGCTGGCTGGAGTGCCAGTCGCGGTGAAGGACATTCTGGCCGAGCAAGGCGAACGGACTACTTGTGCGTCGCGGATGCTCGAAGAGTTCCGGGCCCCTTACGACTCCACGGTCATCGCTCGACTAAAGGCCGCCGACGCGGTGCTGCTCGGGCGTTTGAACATGGATGAGTTCGCCATGGGGGGCTCGACCGAGAACTCAGCCCTCGGCAAAACAAGCAATCCCTGGGATCTCAAGTGCTCGCCAGGTGGTTCGAGTGGTGGTTCAGCCGCTGCGGTGGCCGCTGATTTTGCCCCGCTCACTATTGGCACCGACACCGGGGGGTCGATCCGCCAGCCAGCAGCATTCTGCGGCATCACCGGCATGAAACCCACCTACGGGCGGGTCAGCCGCTTTGGGCTGGTTGCCTTTGCGAGTAGTCTTGATCAAGTCGGACCGATGGCCCGCTCGGCGGAAGACTTGGCTTTGCTCTACGGAGCGATCGCCGGCCACGATCCACAGGATTCCACCTCGCTGAATCAACCGATCGGCGATCTGTCGACCATCAGCCAGCCGCTGAAGGGCCTGCGCATCGGCTATGCCAAAGAGCATTTTGCCGCTGGGCTTGATGGCGAAGTCGACGAAGCGGTTCGCACCGCACTCAAAGTGTACGAAGCGCTCGGCGCCACGTTGGTCGAGGTGTCGCTGCCCCACAGCAAATATGCGGTGGCCACTTACTATGTGATTGCCCCCTGTGAAGCTTCGAGTAACCTCGCGCGTTACGATGGTGTGCACTACGGCTACCGTTCGGATGTGGCAAAAATCACCGCCGAGCTCTCCGCTCAACGTGCTGCGTTAGAGGAAGCCGGCGAGCGTCGCGCGGCCGAAGATCTCGATACTCCGTTGGTGCGAATGTATCGCCAGAGCCGCAGCGAGGCCTTCGGCCCCGAAGTCAAACGGCGGATCATGCTCGGCACCTACGCCTTGAGCGCCGGGTATTACGACGCCTATTACTTGAAGGCCCTCAAAGTGCGGCGATTGATTCGCCAGGACTTTGATAAGGTCTTCGAGCAGGTCGACGTGCTGGCAGGTCCCACGACCGCGACGCCAGCTTTTGAGTTGGGTTCGCTGGTCGACGACCCGTTGGCCATGTACCTGGTCGACCTTTATACCGTCAGCGCCAACCTGGCCGGCGTGCCTGCGATGAGCCTGCCTTGCGGGTTCTCCAAGAGTGGACTCCCCATTGGTCTGCAGTTGCAGGCCAAACCACTGGCGGAAGAAACACTGCTGCGGGCCGCATACATGTATCAGAACGAAACCGAGTGGCACTTGCAGAGGCCAGCGCTGTAG
- a CDS encoding helix-turn-helix domain-containing protein gives MDPKFVTMDDAAQQLNISPDQLNALREQGKLRAYRDGSSWKFRKEEIERMQAEGIPQLDAEDSGINLDFDDLTLGDDLGLDDSSDGSDSIADDMELTTNDPSFSDIQLEDDDELELDLTTGSSADVTLNLDDESPAPPTQVSSNPPKPPVDEEDDILDLELDSGDDPESILLSESELGDSPDRPPSTIIGRSDLDDALDLELASDSDAAKSDVQLADLEDLDSNQGTGDLPVGEASDSAFDNIEELEIDLEAESSRILSPEDVAAAQAAAASNQAQQKAAETSDLDLDLDDDYGLVGSDIGLSGLDGDKSGSELSLDDSPSGDVGLSGLSALELDSDDDDDDDDFVLGDGSDVTLSAADSGINLSPADSGLSLDDAALDLAGSSIGSGIDFGEASGLVSDEPMGDFELTPMEEDAGADDEDDSSQVIALDAFEENQEADDLLGGGGDDAAAGMGAAAMPAGAGFSQTAVVPKAEVQFTGWQVVFLTMCLVLLSLCGMMALDVVRSMWSWEEPYAVNSSLIDSLSGFLFP, from the coding sequence ATGGATCCTAAGTTCGTCACAATGGACGACGCTGCTCAGCAGCTCAACATTAGCCCCGATCAACTAAACGCTCTGCGTGAGCAAGGTAAACTACGTGCCTATCGCGACGGGAGCAGTTGGAAGTTCCGTAAAGAGGAAATCGAACGGATGCAGGCCGAAGGCATCCCTCAGCTCGATGCGGAAGACTCGGGAATCAATCTTGATTTCGACGACCTGACGCTTGGCGATGATCTTGGGTTGGACGACAGCAGCGACGGCAGCGATTCGATTGCCGACGACATGGAGCTGACCACCAACGATCCCTCTTTCAGCGACATTCAACTCGAAGACGATGACGAGTTGGAACTCGACCTGACCACCGGCAGCTCGGCCGACGTCACTTTGAATCTCGACGACGAGTCGCCTGCTCCTCCGACACAGGTCTCGAGCAATCCTCCGAAGCCCCCCGTGGATGAGGAAGACGACATCCTCGACTTGGAACTCGACTCCGGCGACGATCCCGAATCGATCCTGCTCAGCGAGTCCGAACTCGGCGACTCGCCCGACCGTCCGCCAAGCACTATTATTGGTCGCTCGGATCTGGATGACGCCCTTGATCTTGAACTGGCTAGCGATTCCGACGCGGCAAAAAGCGATGTCCAGCTCGCTGACTTGGAAGATCTCGATTCCAACCAAGGTACTGGCGATTTGCCAGTGGGCGAAGCTTCTGATAGTGCTTTCGATAACATTGAAGAGCTCGAAATCGACCTCGAAGCCGAATCGAGCCGCATTCTGAGTCCTGAAGACGTCGCGGCCGCTCAAGCTGCTGCCGCCAGTAACCAGGCTCAGCAAAAAGCGGCTGAAACCAGCGACTTGGATCTCGATTTAGACGACGATTACGGGTTAGTAGGTTCCGATATCGGTCTGTCGGGACTCGATGGCGATAAATCGGGCTCCGAGCTCAGCCTCGACGATTCCCCCTCCGGCGATGTTGGCTTGTCGGGTTTGTCAGCTCTGGAATTGGACAGCGACGATGACGACGACGACGATGATTTCGTACTCGGCGATGGCAGCGATGTAACTCTGTCGGCTGCCGACAGCGGGATCAATTTGTCGCCAGCCGACAGCGGTTTGTCTCTCGACGACGCGGCCCTCGATCTGGCTGGCTCGTCCATCGGCAGCGGCATCGACTTCGGCGAAGCCTCCGGTTTGGTGTCCGACGAACCGATGGGCGACTTTGAGCTAACGCCGATGGAAGAAGACGCCGGGGCCGACGACGAAGACGACAGCTCGCAGGTGATCGCTCTGGATGCCTTTGAAGAGAACCAGGAAGCCGACGACCTGCTCGGCGGCGGTGGCGACGACGCCGCTGCTGGCATGGGCGCGGCGGCGATGCCGGCTGGAGCGGGTTTCTCGCAAACGGCCGTCGTGCCCAAGGCCGAAGTCCAGTTCACTGGCTGGCAGGTGGTGTTCCTCACCATGTGCCTGGTGCTGCTCAGCTTGTGTGGCATGATGGCCCTGGATGTGGTTCGTAGCATGTGGAGTTGGGAAGAACCGTATGCGGTCAACAGTTCGTTGATCGATAGCCTAAGCGGATTCCTATTCCCCTAG
- the hisN gene encoding histidinol-phosphatase: protein MDRTNENQARLDWALEIACEAGNVTLQHFRQPTLEVERKGDDSPVTIADKAAENLLRERISERFPDDAIIGEEHGQTAGTSGFTWVLDPIDGTKSFIHGIPLYATLIGVLYGDPADASSGTPEVGVIRAPALDEIAYARRGGGAWHQRGSEAPQQAKVAQKTELSDALMLTSEVGSFRKRKSGQGMAAYLELDEKVRLARTWGDAYGYLMVATGQADVMFDPEMNLWDAAALQPVIEEAGGVFNDWQGTPTVHSGEAVAANASLMPAVLESLKGR from the coding sequence ATGGACCGCACAAATGAAAACCAAGCCCGACTCGATTGGGCCCTCGAAATCGCCTGCGAGGCGGGAAACGTCACTCTGCAGCACTTTCGGCAACCGACGCTGGAGGTTGAACGCAAAGGGGATGACTCGCCGGTTACGATCGCCGATAAAGCCGCCGAAAACCTGCTGCGGGAGCGAATTTCTGAGCGATTTCCCGACGACGCCATCATTGGCGAAGAGCATGGCCAAACAGCCGGAACATCGGGGTTCACTTGGGTGCTCGATCCGATCGACGGAACCAAGAGCTTTATTCACGGCATTCCGCTCTACGCCACGCTAATCGGCGTGCTGTATGGCGATCCGGCAGATGCCAGCTCAGGAACCCCCGAAGTGGGGGTGATACGTGCTCCTGCGCTCGACGAGATCGCCTACGCCCGACGTGGCGGTGGCGCCTGGCATCAACGCGGTTCAGAGGCACCGCAGCAAGCAAAAGTCGCTCAAAAAACCGAGCTTTCCGACGCTTTGATGCTTACCAGCGAAGTCGGCAGCTTCCGTAAACGGAAGTCGGGCCAAGGCATGGCCGCTTACTTAGAGTTGGATGAGAAGGTCCGCTTGGCTCGCACTTGGGGCGACGCGTATGGCTACCTGATGGTCGCAACTGGCCAGGCCGACGTGATGTTCGACCCCGAGATGAATCTATGGGACGCCGCCGCGCTGCAACCCGTGATCGAGGAAGCAGGCGGCGTGTTCAACGACTGGCAAGGCACACCCACAGTTCACAGCGGCGAAGCGGTAGCCGCTAACGCATCGCTGATGCCGGCTGTTCTAGAAAGCCTTAAAGGCAGGTAG
- a CDS encoding SAM hydrolase/SAM-dependent halogenase family protein yields MNHRPIVTLTTDFGEGSRYVGAMKGALLAVCPELTIVDISHAVPHQNVLQAAITLVESTPYFPPQTIHVAVIDPGVGTNRRILYAEIDGQRYIGPDNGIFTCLADRAKPSTMRSVENTKLWRCGVSSTFHGRDIMAPVAAHLAAGVEPAEVGPEIDDFIRIPLPQAERVANKIEGEVTEVDSFGNLITNITTEMLADVPRGEETRICCDGHETMGIFAAYGDQPPMTLIALVGSGDKLELAIVDDSAKIMLGVTVGTPLTVEW; encoded by the coding sequence ATGAACCATCGCCCAATCGTGACTCTGACCACTGATTTCGGCGAAGGAAGCCGATACGTCGGCGCCATGAAGGGGGCCCTGCTCGCGGTCTGCCCCGAGCTGACGATAGTCGACATCAGTCATGCGGTGCCGCACCAAAACGTCTTGCAGGCGGCGATTACCTTGGTGGAATCGACTCCTTACTTTCCACCACAGACCATCCACGTGGCGGTCATCGATCCAGGTGTCGGCACCAATCGCCGCATCCTCTACGCCGAAATCGATGGGCAGCGATATATCGGTCCCGACAACGGAATCTTCACTTGCTTGGCGGACCGTGCGAAACCAAGTACGATGCGCAGTGTTGAAAACACTAAACTGTGGCGCTGCGGCGTTTCGTCGACCTTTCACGGACGCGACATCATGGCCCCGGTTGCCGCCCACCTGGCGGCCGGTGTTGAGCCAGCCGAAGTGGGCCCTGAGATCGACGACTTCATACGGATACCCTTACCGCAGGCGGAACGAGTGGCAAATAAAATCGAAGGCGAGGTGACCGAGGTCGATAGTTTCGGAAACCTGATAACGAACATCACAACCGAGATGCTGGCCGATGTTCCCCGCGGCGAAGAGACTCGCATCTGCTGCGACGGGCACGAAACCATGGGCATTTTCGCCGCCTACGGCGATCAACCCCCAATGACGCTCATCGCTTTGGTTGGCTCCGGCGATAAGCTCGAGCTCGCCATCGTTGACGATTCGGCCAAAATCATGCTGGGAGTCACCGTGGGTACCCCACTAACCGTGGAATGGTAA
- the bioA gene encoding adenosylmethionine--8-amino-7-oxononanoate transaminase produces the protein MMSPTPSQDQLETWDRTHYWHAFTQMEEYEPLIIERAEGVWLYDIKGRRLLDGASSMWCNVHGHNHPVMNKAIEKQLHRVCHATSLGMSCDVTIELSKRLIDVTPGGLEHVFFSSDGSSANEVALKAAFQYWRQCDTPQPQKTKYLAFGQAYHGDTLGAASVGGIGKFHDIFQPLLFEVIRTASPDVRRLPPGVTGEAAAQYFLDEVETVLQANADELAAIVIEPLVQGAAGMAMQPLGFVRGLRQLATQYNVLLIVDEVATGFGRTGSMFACDSEQISPDFLTLGKGLTGGYLPMAATLTSNKIWRTFLGDAASGRALYHGHTYSGNPLSAAAAMACLDLFEAEQTLEQLPAKIEHLGDRLSTLAEHPHVINARQRGMVVALDLVADKQTGQAFGPEQRVGQRLAAEALNRGVWLRARPDMAYTLPPLAISHDEIDLLMDAMAAGIDAATS, from the coding sequence ATGATGTCTCCTACCCCCAGCCAGGATCAGCTCGAAACCTGGGACCGCACGCATTATTGGCACGCCTTCACGCAGATGGAGGAGTACGAGCCGCTCATCATTGAGCGTGCCGAAGGTGTCTGGCTCTACGATATCAAAGGCCGTCGACTGCTTGATGGAGCCAGTAGCATGTGGTGCAACGTGCATGGGCACAACCATCCCGTGATGAACAAGGCGATCGAAAAGCAACTGCACCGAGTGTGCCATGCTACGTCGCTGGGGATGAGTTGCGACGTCACGATCGAACTCTCGAAGCGGCTGATCGACGTCACGCCGGGTGGGCTCGAGCATGTGTTCTTCTCCAGCGATGGATCGAGCGCGAACGAAGTGGCCTTGAAGGCTGCGTTTCAATACTGGCGGCAATGCGACACCCCCCAGCCGCAGAAAACCAAATACCTCGCGTTCGGGCAGGCGTATCATGGGGATACCCTAGGGGCTGCGAGTGTGGGTGGCATCGGCAAGTTTCATGATATCTTCCAACCTTTGCTCTTTGAAGTAATCCGCACCGCCTCGCCCGACGTTCGGCGATTGCCCCCTGGCGTCACGGGCGAAGCTGCCGCACAGTACTTCCTCGACGAAGTCGAAACCGTACTCCAAGCGAATGCCGACGAGCTGGCGGCCATCGTCATCGAGCCGCTCGTGCAAGGCGCGGCGGGTATGGCGATGCAGCCGCTCGGTTTTGTCCGCGGACTGCGGCAGCTGGCCACGCAGTACAACGTGCTGCTGATTGTCGACGAAGTCGCCACTGGTTTTGGCCGCACCGGTTCGATGTTCGCCTGCGACAGCGAACAGATCTCGCCCGACTTTCTTACCCTCGGTAAAGGGCTGACTGGCGGGTACTTGCCGATGGCGGCCACGTTGACTTCGAACAAAATCTGGAGGACCTTTCTCGGCGATGCTGCGTCGGGGCGGGCGTTGTATCACGGTCATACTTATAGTGGCAATCCTTTGTCGGCTGCTGCTGCGATGGCTTGCCTCGACTTGTTCGAAGCAGAGCAAACGCTCGAGCAGTTGCCTGCCAAGATCGAGCATCTCGGCGACCGGCTCAGCACGCTAGCCGAGCATCCACACGTGATCAATGCTCGGCAACGCGGCATGGTTGTTGCCCTCGACCTGGTGGCCGACAAGCAAACAGGCCAGGCTTTTGGTCCGGAGCAACGAGTCGGCCAGCGACTCGCTGCCGAGGCTTTGAATCGCGGCGTTTGGCTGCGGGCGCGTCCGGATATGGCTTACACGTTGCCGCCGCTGGCGATTTCGCATGATGAAATCGACCTGCTGATGGACGCCATGGCCGCGGGCATCGATGCGGCTACCAGTTAG
- the rpmB gene encoding 50S ribosomal protein L28 — translation MAKQCEVCGKGPQMGNQVTIRGKKKYLGGVGTKVTGITRRQFKPNLQKVKVAAEDGKSVHKWVCTQCIRGGAIRKVVQIAPFTVPAK, via the coding sequence ATGGCTAAGCAATGCGAAGTTTGCGGCAAGGGGCCGCAGATGGGCAATCAAGTCACCATCCGTGGTAAGAAAAAGTACCTGGGCGGTGTCGGTACCAAGGTGACCGGCATTACTCGCCGGCAGTTCAAGCCGAACCTGCAAAAGGTGAAGGTCGCCGCTGAGGATGGCAAGAGCGTGCACAAATGGGTCTGCACCCAGTGCATTCGTGGTGGTGCTATCCGCAAGGTGGTGCAAATAGCTCCGTTTACCGTTCCCGCCAAGTAG
- a CDS encoding DUF1559 domain-containing protein has protein sequence MSKTLFARRQRIGFTLVELLVVIAIIGILVALLLPAVQSARESARRMQCANNLKQLGLSLLNYESAKGEYPAGSLGTIGNSPGYWSAHALLLPYMEQNQIADAFVIDDDPGESDPWSPHNEAISANELGMLICPSDSLSKDGLGTTMGWTNYHANAGGWVKLSRKWDGVFGPDRVTGSYGSTYPRLRPLEVRRIIDGLSNTSAFAEVLNGLANTGEAVDPLRDCFVMPSAPVTNVEAARTSLMSNDWQGKQYSDWRWRGYPWQEGTMWRNWFNHILPPNTPCMRQGAQSWWDLVSPPSSHHMGVINMVLCDGSVQTIQEDIDLDVWLDYGTRAGNPEEVDRGGGGGRR, from the coding sequence GTGTCAAAAACTCTTTTCGCGCGTCGCCAACGTATCGGTTTTACACTCGTCGAACTCTTGGTTGTCATCGCCATTATTGGCATTTTGGTGGCACTGCTATTGCCCGCGGTTCAATCCGCGCGGGAATCAGCCCGCCGAATGCAATGTGCGAACAACCTAAAGCAGCTAGGGCTCTCACTGCTTAACTACGAATCGGCCAAGGGCGAATACCCGGCCGGCTCGTTGGGTACCATCGGTAACTCGCCCGGTTACTGGTCGGCCCACGCTCTGCTCCTTCCATATATGGAACAGAATCAGATTGCGGATGCATTCGTGATTGATGATGATCCGGGGGAGAGCGATCCCTGGAGTCCACACAACGAAGCCATTTCGGCGAACGAACTCGGCATGCTGATTTGCCCGAGCGACTCGCTCAGCAAAGATGGCCTGGGAACCACCATGGGCTGGACCAACTACCATGCCAACGCTGGCGGTTGGGTAAAGTTGTCGCGTAAGTGGGACGGTGTATTCGGTCCCGACCGTGTCACTGGCTCCTACGGCAGTACCTATCCTCGGTTGCGTCCGTTGGAAGTTCGCCGAATCATCGACGGACTCAGCAATACCTCTGCATTTGCTGAGGTTCTCAACGGTTTAGCCAATACCGGCGAAGCGGTCGATCCGCTGCGTGACTGCTTTGTCATGCCTTCGGCTCCTGTGACCAACGTCGAAGCGGCTCGCACCTCGCTGATGTCGAACGACTGGCAAGGCAAGCAGTATTCCGACTGGCGCTGGCGTGGCTACCCTTGGCAAGAAGGCACCATGTGGCGTAACTGGTTCAACCACATTTTGCCTCCCAACACCCCTTGCATGCGACAAGGTGCTCAGAGCTGGTGGGACTTGGTATCGCCACCGAGTAGCCATCACATGGGTGTGATCAACATGGTGTTGTGCGACGGTTCGGTGCAAACCATCCAGGAAGACATCGATCTCGATGTTTGGCTCGACTACGGCACCCGCGCTGGTAATCCAGAAGAAGTCGATCGCGGTGGCGGTGGTGGTCGTCGCTAG
- the gatB gene encoding Asp-tRNA(Asn)/Glu-tRNA(Gln) amidotransferase subunit GatB, with translation MPDYTTIIGLEVHVQLATKSKLFCRCSTQFGAEPNTQTCPVCIGMPGSLPVMNREALNLALKTAVALNCTIPPMTKWDRKQYYYPDLPKGYQISQYDMPMSEHGFLEIADSKDRFETKQVRILRAHLEEDAGKSVHDEVAGRADSMIDLNRTGTPLLEIVSEPDMRSGLEARAYLDELKLLLTYIGVSDCNMQEGSLRVDANVNLHIAASDGKIATPIVEIKNMNSFRAVERAIDYEARRQYDVWQETGAKIGDVPKQTRGWDDNAGVTRGQRSKEESSDYRYFPDPDLVPVKFSEAEVQTARESLGELPAALRSRLQAEHALSVYDSEVLVNQGVDVVAYYLAAVEVAGDGKAVCNWVSQDVLRVLKESEANIADFGISAKSLGEFVGKLKAGDLPSARGREVFDVMLEEGIDVDQAMQKLGIEEIDESELVGICQSLLEKNPKIVEDVKGGKQQAVGALIGQAKKQNPNADPGRVRQICLDLIAQM, from the coding sequence ATGCCCGATTACACCACGATCATCGGCCTGGAAGTTCACGTGCAGCTTGCCACGAAGAGCAAGCTGTTCTGCCGGTGTAGTACGCAGTTCGGAGCCGAGCCCAATACGCAGACCTGCCCCGTCTGCATCGGCATGCCTGGTTCGTTGCCAGTGATGAATCGCGAAGCACTGAACCTCGCGCTGAAAACAGCAGTCGCCCTGAACTGCACGATTCCACCGATGACCAAGTGGGATCGCAAACAGTATTACTATCCCGATTTGCCCAAGGGGTATCAGATCTCGCAGTACGACATGCCGATGTCGGAACATGGATTTCTGGAGATCGCCGACTCGAAGGATCGCTTCGAAACCAAACAAGTTCGCATCCTGCGGGCTCACTTGGAAGAAGACGCCGGCAAGAGCGTGCACGACGAAGTCGCGGGCCGCGCAGACAGCATGATCGACCTGAATCGTACCGGCACTCCCCTGCTGGAGATCGTGAGCGAGCCCGACATGCGATCCGGACTGGAAGCCCGCGCGTATCTCGACGAACTCAAGTTGCTGCTGACCTACATCGGTGTGTCCGACTGCAACATGCAGGAAGGCAGCTTGCGTGTGGATGCAAACGTGAACTTGCACATCGCAGCATCCGACGGCAAGATCGCCACGCCGATTGTCGAAATCAAGAACATGAACAGCTTCCGGGCGGTCGAGCGAGCCATCGATTACGAAGCCCGCCGGCAGTACGATGTCTGGCAAGAGACCGGCGCGAAAATCGGCGACGTGCCGAAGCAAACTCGCGGGTGGGACGACAACGCGGGCGTCACACGTGGTCAGCGTAGCAAAGAAGAATCGAGCGACTATCGCTACTTCCCCGATCCCGATCTGGTGCCGGTGAAATTCAGCGAAGCCGAAGTGCAAACCGCCCGCGAATCGTTGGGCGAACTGCCGGCCGCTCTCCGGAGTCGCTTGCAGGCGGAGCATGCCCTATCGGTCTACGACTCGGAAGTGCTGGTCAATCAAGGTGTCGATGTGGTTGCCTACTACCTGGCTGCGGTCGAGGTGGCCGGCGACGGCAAGGCGGTCTGCAACTGGGTATCGCAAGATGTACTGCGAGTGCTGAAGGAAAGCGAAGCGAACATTGCCGACTTTGGCATCTCAGCCAAGTCGCTTGGGGAGTTCGTCGGTAAGCTAAAGGCAGGCGATTTGCCCAGCGCCCGCGGACGAGAAGTATTCGACGTGATGCTCGAAGAAGGAATCGACGTCGATCAGGCCATGCAAAAACTTGGCATCGAGGAAATCGACGAATCGGAACTCGTTGGCATCTGCCAGTCGCTTCTCGAGAAGAATCCGAAAATTGTAGAAGACGTAAAAGGTGGCAAGCAGCAGGCCGTCGGTGCGTTGATCGGTCAGGCGAAGAAGCAAAACCCCAATGCCGATCCCGGGCGAGTACGGCAGATTTGCCTCGATCTAATCGCCCAAATGTAA
- the gatC gene encoding Asp-tRNA(Asn)/Glu-tRNA(Gln) amidotransferase subunit GatC: MSLTAADVEKVALLSRLMLSPEELQSLTSEMASIVEYVDQLAEVDTSDVEPMAHAVEMHNVTKDDAVAQSLSREQALATAPKHNNEGYLVPAVLGD, translated from the coding sequence ATGTCGCTCACTGCTGCCGATGTCGAAAAAGTCGCGCTGCTCAGCCGGTTGATGCTATCGCCGGAAGAGTTGCAGTCGCTGACTAGCGAAATGGCTAGCATCGTGGAGTACGTGGACCAATTGGCAGAGGTCGACACTTCCGATGTCGAACCGATGGCTCACGCGGTGGAAATGCACAACGTGACCAAGGACGATGCGGTTGCCCAGAGCCTCTCTCGGGAGCAAGCGTTAGCCACTGCTCCCAAGCATAATAACGAAGGCTATTTGGTACCGGCTGTTCTGGGCGACTAG